From a single Nicotiana tabacum cultivar K326 chromosome 8, ASM71507v2, whole genome shotgun sequence genomic region:
- the LOC107773457 gene encoding transcription factor IBH1-like 1, which translates to MRNPSSLKLEFLKKWIQGLKAYNGTKKEISIMERKKAIKLSADVAMASTRNSKTTYWSHALIGNYASKDVNNKSSIVVHILGDEYSERIKKAAIMRLAMSQKSFRSKKILKKSCSISRKTKQMAPRIGLAHGIARKLVKKRTQVLQTLVPGGEYMDDDMSLIKEALDYILSLRVQVDVMRHLANATDQLSHTKT; encoded by the coding sequence ATGCGGAATCCTAGTTCACTGAAGCTAGAATTTCTCAAGAAATGGATACAAGGACTTAAAGCATACAATGGTACAAAGAAAGAAATCAGCATAATGGAGAGAAAGAAAGCTATAAAGCTATCAGCAGATGTGGCCATGGCTTCCACAAGAAACTCAAAAACAACATATTGGAGTCATGCCCTTATCGGCAATTATGCGTCAAAAGATGTCAATAACAAGTCCAGTATTGTTGTCCATATCCTCGGCGACGAGTACtctgaaagaataaaaaaagcTGCAATAATGAGGCTGGCTATGTCACAAAAGAGCTTCAGAAGCAAGAAAATCCTCAAGAAAAGCTGCAGCATATCAAGAAAAACTAAACAAATGGCGCCCCGAATTGGTTTAGCTCATGGTATAGCAAGAAAACTAGTGAAGAAGAGAACACAAGTTCTTCAAACACTTGTCCCCGGAGGAGAATACATGGATGATGATATGTCTTTGATCAAAGAAGCTTTAGATTATATCCTTTCACTAAGAGTTCAAGTTGATGTTATGAGGCATCTTGCTAATGCTACTGATCAACTCTCTCATACCAAAACATAA